The genomic DNA CGCACGACGGCCAGCGGCTCGGCCTGCAAGGCATGATCGACGACATGATCGCCCGCTGCGTCGAAGGCGCGCGCGCGGCCGAGGCGGCGCGGCCGGCGCCGGTGCGCGAATGGCTCGCCGAGCTGGCCGCGCAGTCGTCATCGCGTCGCGGTGATGCCGTCGCGTCGCACGCCGGCACGGCGCCTGGTTCACAGCCGGCCGATCCCGACGCGCCGATCTTCCGCCGCCTCGCGCAGTTGATCAGCGCGTTCGAAACGAACACCGTCGACGCCGCCGCCCGCGACCAGCTAGCGACGCTCGCGCAGGCGACGCGGATCCCCGTGCTCGGCATCACCGGCACCGGCGGCGCGGGCAAGTCGTCGTTGACCGACGAGCTGATCCGCCGCTTCCGGCTCGAGCACGGCGACACGCTGAGCATCGCCGTGCTCGCGATCGATCCATCGCGCCGCAAATCCGGCGGCGCGCTGCTCGGTGACCGCATCCGCATGAACGCGATCGGCGATTGGGGCGGCGGCGCTCGCGTCTACATGCGCTCGATGGCGACGCGCGAGGCATCGAGCGAAATCTCCGACGCGCTGCCCGCTGCGCTGATGCTGTGCAAGGTTGCGGGCTTCGATCTGATCATCGTCGAGACGTCGGGGATCGGGCAAGGCGACGCGGCGATCGTGCCGTTCGTCGACGAATCGCTGTACGTGATGACGCCGGAGTTCGGCGCCGCGAGCCAGCTCGAGAAGATCGACATGCTCGACTTCGCGAGCTTCGTCGCCATCAACAAGTTCGATCGCAAGGGTGCGCAGGATGCGCTGCGCGATGTCGCGAAGCAGGTGCAGCGCAACCGCGCGGACTTCGCGACACCGCCCGGCGCGATGCCGGTGTTCGGCACGATCGCGTCGCGCTTCAACGACGACGGCGTGACCGCGCTGTACCGGCACATCGCCGATGCGTTGCGCACACACGGCCTGCGCGAGGGCAGCGCACGGCTCAGCGCGCCCGCCGGTCTGCGCTTTTCGAGCAACCTGCATGCGATCGTGCCGCCCGCGCGCGTGCGCTATCTGGCCGACATCGCGCTGACGGTGCGCGGCTATCGCGAGCGGGCCGATGCGCAGGCGCACATCGCGCGCGAGCGCTGGCAACTCGTCGAGACGCGCCGCATGCTCGGCGAGGCGGGCGGCGACGCAGCGGCGCTCGACGCGCTGATCGACCAACGCAGCGCCGCGCTCGGCGAGCGCGAACGCAAGCTGCTCGACGCGTGGCCGCAAACGGTGACAGCTTATTCCGGCGATGAACACGTAGTGCGCATCCGCGAGCGCGAAATCCGCACCGCGCTGACGGTAACGACGCTGTCCGGCTCCGAAGTGCGCAAAGTATCGCTGCCCAAATTCGTCGATCAAGGCGAGATCCTGCGCTGGCTGATGCTCGACAATTTGCCCGGCTATTTCCCATTCACGGCCGGGGTGTTTCCGTTTCGCCGCGAGAACGAGGACCCGACGCGCATGTTCGCGGGCGAGGGCGATCCGCAGCGCACCAATCGCCGCTTCAAGCTGCTGTCGGAAGGCATGCCGGCCAGGCGGCTATCCACTGCGTTCGACTCGGTGACGCTGTACGGCGAGGAGCCGCACGAGCGCCCGGATATCTACGGCAAGGTCGGCAATTCGGGCGTGTCGGTCGCGACGCTCGACGACATGAAGACGCTCTACGACGGCTTCGACCTGTGTTCGCCGGAAACGTCGGTGTCGATGACGATCAACGGCCCCGCGCCGACGATCCTCGCGATGTTCTTCAACGTCGCGATCGACCAGCAGATAGCGCGCAAGGAAACGGAGCAAGGCCGTCCGCTGACCGAAGCCGAACTCGCCGCGACGCGCCGCGCCGCGCTCGAAAACGTGCGCGGTACCGTGCAGGCGGACATCCTGAAGGAAGACCAGGGGCAGAACACCTGCATCTTCTCGACCGAATTCAGCCTGAAGGTGATGGGCGACATCCAGGCGTATTTCGTCGAACACAACGTGCGCAATTTCTATTCGGTGTCGATCTCCGGCTATCACATCGCCGAGGCCGGCGCGAACCCGATCTCGCAACTCGCGTACACGCTCGCGAACGGCTTCACGTACGTGGAGGCGTATCTTGCGCGCGGCATGTCGATCGATGACTTCGCGCCGAATCTGTCGTTCTTCTTCTCGAACGGCATGGACCCGGAGTACACGGTGCTTGGCCGCGTCGCGCGACGCATCTGGGCGATCGCGATGCGCGAGCGCTATGGCGCGAACGAGCGCAGCCAGAAGCTCAAGTATCACGTGCAGACGTCGGGCCGCAGCCTGCACGCGCAGGAGATCGATTTCAACGATATCCGCACGACGCTGCAGGCGCTGATCGCGATCTACGACAACTGCAACTCGCTGCACACCAATGCGTTCGATGAAGCGATCACGACGCCGACCGAGGAATCGGTCCGTCGCGCGGTCGCAATCCAGCTGATCATCAATCGCGAATGGGGGCTCGCGAAGAACCAGAATCCGAATCAGGGCAGCTTCGTCATCGACGAGTTGACCGATCTGGTCGAGGAAGCGGTGCTCGCCGAGTTCGAGCGGCTGACCGAGCGAGGCGGCGTGCTCGGCGCGATGGAAACCGGCTATCAGCGCGGTCGGATCCAGGACGAGTCGATGCTGTACGAGCATCGCAAGCATGATGGCTCGTATCCGATCGTCGGCGTGAACACGTTCCTGAGCGCGCATCCGCATGAAGCGCCACGGCCGATCGTGCTGGCGCGCTCCACCGATGCGGAAAAGCGGAGCCAGCTACGGCGGCTGCGCGACTTCCAGACGCGCCACCGCGACGCGGCGCCTGAAGCGCTCGAACGCCTGAAGCGCGCGGTGATCGACGACGGCAACGTCTTCGCGGTGCTGATGGGCGTGGTGCGCGTGTGTTCGCTCGGACAGATCACCCACGCGCTCTTTGAAGTGGGCGGGCAGTACCGGCGCAATATGTAGGACGCGGCGGCGGGCCAGCCCGCCGCGTTCGATGCCTCAACGCCCGATGCCGAGGCGCGCCTTCGCGTCGTCGTACTCCTTCTTCAGACGCTGGACGAGTTCGGCGACGTCCGGCACGTCGTCCATCAGGCCGACGCCCTGGCCCGCGCCCCAGATGTCCCTCCACGCCTTCGCTTTGTCGCTGCCGAAGTTCATCTTGGTCTTGTCCGATTCGGGCAGCGCGTCCGGGTCGAGCCCCGCGTTCAGAATGCTCTCGCGGATGTAGTTGCCGTGCACGCCCGTGAAGAGGTTCGTGTAGATGATGTCCGCGGACTTCGAGTTGATGATCGCCTGCTTGTAGGCGTCGACCGCGTGCGCTTCTTTTGTCGCGATGAAGCGTGTGCCCATGTACGCGAGGTCCGCGCCCATCGCCTGCGCCGCGAGGATCGATCCGCCGTTGGCGATCGAGCCCGACAGCACGATCGGGCCGTCGAAAATGCGCCGCACCTCGCCGACCAGCGCGAACGGCGAGGTGGTGCCGGCATGGCCGCCTGCACCCGACGCGACGAGGATCAGCCCGTCGACCCCGGCCTCCAGCGCTTTCTGCGCGTGACGCAGATTGATCACATCGTGCAGCACGATGCCGCCATAGCTATGCACTGCATCGACGATCTCGCGCGCCGGCGCGCGCAGGCTCGTGATGAAAATCGGCACCTTGTGCTCGACGCACACGCGCACGTCGTGTTCGAGGCGCGCATTCGACTGATGGACGATCTGATTGACCGCAATCGGCCCGATGACTGCATCCGGGTTCGCGGCCTTGTGCTCGGCGAGCTGCGCCTGGATCTGCGTGAGCCACTCGTCGAGCAGCTCGGCCGGGCGCGCGTTGAGGGCCGGGAACGAGCCGACGATGCCGGCCTTGCACTGCGCCAGCACGAGTTCGGGATAGCTGACGATGAACATCGGCGAAGCGACGACGGGCAGCGCGAGGTTTTGCAGAACGGCAGGCAGTGCCATGGTGCGAGTCTCCAAATTGGGCCAACCGGAGCGACTTACGCCCGGCCTTTAATGAGTTTAGCGGCACACGGCTTGCGGCACGCCGCAGCCGCTCCAAAATTTAAGAACGATCGTTCGATTATAGGCGAAGCGCGCGACCCGCGCTTGGCAGGCCCGTTTGGAACGGTTCGAAGGAGTATTCAGGTTCCATGCTTGCGTGGGCTATCCCACCGCGCACGGACCTCCCGGCCTTCTACAATGCACAGACCCCAAACGACCAACGAGACGTCATGGCCTTCGAGAATTTCACGCCCTTTCGCGTCGCCGTGGGCGATGTCGATATTTTCGGAGTGAAGGGCGGCGCCGGGCCGCCTCTGCTGCTGCTGCACGGCCATCCGCAATCGCATCTGATCTGGGAGCGCTGCGCCGCGCCGCTCGCGAAGCACTTCACGGTGATCGCGACCGATCTGCGCGGCTACGGCGCATCAGGCAAACCGCCCAGCGATGCCGCGCACACGCCTTATTCGAAACGCGTAATGGCCGCCGACCAGGTCGCGGTGATGCGCCACTTCGGCTTCGAGCGCTTCCTCGTCTGCGCGCACGATCGCGGCGCGCGCGTCGCGCACCGGATGGCGCTCGATCACGCCGACGCGGTCGAGCGTCTGATGCTGCTCGATATCGCGCCGACGCTCGCGATGTACGAAGCCACCGACCGCACGTTCGCGACGCATTACTTCCACTGGTTCTTCCTGATCCAGCCCGAACCGCTGCCCGAAACGCTGATCGGCGCGAATCCGGCCGCCTATGTCGACGCGGTGATGGGCGGGCGTCACGCGGGCCTTGCACCGTTCGACCCCGCCGCGCTCGACGCCTATCGTGCGGCGCTCGCGCAACCCGGCGCCGTGCATGCGATGTGCGAGGACTACCGCGCGTCGGCCAGCATCGACCTCGAGTACGACCGCGCGGATATCGAGCGCGGCAACAAGATCGGCTGTCCGCTGCGTGTGCTGTGGGGCGACAAGGGCGTGATCGAAAAATGCTTCGATGCGCCCGCCGAATGGCGTCACGTCGCGCGCGACGTGAGCGGCCGCGCGCTGTCGTGCGGACACTATCTGCCCGAGGAAGCGCCGGACGAGCTGGTCGCCGAGATGCTGTCGTTTTTCGAAGCGGTCGAACAATAAACGATGGGCCGCCTTGCGCGGCCTTCGTTTGACCTTCCCTAGCCGAGCGGCGGCAGCCGCCGCGCAACCGGCGTCGACTTGACGATCGCGGTGCTGGTCTCCGCGCGCTCGGTCACTTTCGACAGGATCTCGTCGAGCTGCTCGATCGAATGCAGGTATAGGCGGCAAATGAAGCAATCGTCGCCGGTCACCTTGTCGCATTCGACGAACTCCGGAATACGGCGGATCACATCCTCCACCAGATGCAGCTGGCCCGGCAGCGGCTTCACGCGCACGATCGCCTGCAGCGTGAAGCCGAGCGCGCGAGGATCGATCTGCACCGTGAAGCGCTCGATCACGCCCTGCGCTTCGAGTCGTCGCACCCGCTCGGCCGTGCTCGGCGCCGATAAACCGACGACGCGCGCGAGTTCGCTGACCGGCTGGCGCGCGTCCTGCGCGAGCGCGGCAAGCAGCGCGCGGTCGGTGTCGTCGAGTGCGACCGGCGCAATCGATGCAAGGCGTTTGCTCATGATGGCCTTCGTTTACGAGGTGAAAACGCGGTAACGCTTAAGTTTAGCCATGTATTCGCGCGGGCGGATTAATTACACTGCCAAGCATGCAGTCATCAATCCGGAATCGAATCATGGCTTCGAACAAGGCTTCAGCAACGACCGCAAGCGCTACGTCGAGCGACATCCGCCGCGGCGCGGCGGAGATGAGCATCGCAATGCTGATGTCGGGCACGATCGGCTGGCCCGTCGTCTCGTCGCAGCAAAGTCCTTTTAACGTGGTGTTTTTCCGCTGCATCTTCGGCGGCGCGACGCTCGCACTCGTGTGCGCCGTGCTTGGCCTGTTTCGCCGCAAGTTGTTCTCGTGGAAGATGCTCGGTCTCGCTCTGCTCGGCGGCGCGACGCTCGTCGCGAACTGGGTATTGCTGTTCGCCGCGTATTCGCGTGCGTCGATCTCGATGGCGACAGCCGTCTACAACACGCAGCCGTTCATGCTGGTCGCGCTCGGCGCGCTGGTGTTTCGCGAGCGCATCAGCGCATCGACGCTCGCGTGGCTCGTCGTCGCGTTCGTCGGCCTCGTGCTCGTCGTGAAGGTCGAGCCGGCGGTGCTTGCGGTGCCGGGGCAGTATCTGATCGGCGTCGCCTATGCGGTCGGCGCGGCGGCGATGTATGCGGTGTCGTCGATCATCACGAAGCGATTGAAGGGCACGCCACCGCATCTGCTTGCGCTGATCCAGGTGGCGCTCGGCGTGCTGTTGCTCGCGCCGTTCGTGCGCTTCGACGCGTTGCCGGCAAGCGGCGCGCAGTGGCTCGAACTGGTCGTGCTCGGCGTCGTCCATACCGGTCTCATGTACGTGCTGCTGTATGGCGCGATCCAGAAGCTGCCGACGTCGATGACGGGCGCGCTGTCGTTCATCTATCCGGTCGTCGCGATCATCGTCGATCGCATTGCGTTCGGACAGACGCTCGCGTGGATCCAGGTGCTCGGTGCCGCGCTGATTCTGCTGGCGGCGGCGGGCGTCAACCTCGGATGGCGGATCGTGCCGCAGAAGAAGTGCTTATCGTCCACGTGATGTCGAAGGGACGTTCGATCGGAAATTGCTACGGATTCCAGAGTAAAGTGTGGGCATTCAAGCGCCTAACGCCGCTTGACGAAACATCACGTAATTTTCTGTAGGGAAATCACCGATGCGTTGCGAAAATCCGCACGCGTATCATTGATCGCGACGCTGATCACGTCCACACAGATGTTGCGCCGCTCGCTTCGTCGAGCGGCTTTCTTTTTTGTATGTTCAACGCCGCGCGAAAATGCGCGCGCCGTCCACTTCGAGCGGTCCACCGTTCGCAGCCAACTCCCCGATCATTCCCTTCAGCAACGCGGGCCATTCGCCGCGCGGCTTGAGCATCGACGCGGCAGCGCGCATCACGGCCGCGTCGTCGAGCATGCGTTGCAGCGTGTCGACATTCATCTCGCGGACTTCGAGCAGCTTGAATACGATTAGCACCTTGAGCGCGTTCCTTGCGTTGCGCGCGGGATCGGCGCGCAACCAGGCGACGCGCGACATCGCGCGTTCGAGCGCCGAATCGACCTGCGTGAACGGCGCGCCGTGGCCGGGGATGACGACCCGCACGTCGAGTGTCGCGATCATGTCGAGCACGGCCTGCTGCTCGGCGAAGCCGCTTTCGCCTTCGAGTTCGGGAAAGATCACGCCAAAGCCGTTTTCCCACAGCGCGTCCGCGCTGATCAGCAAGCGTTCGTCCGCGCAATAGAGCATCAGTGAATGCGGATCGTGGCCGGGCGCGCCGAGTACCTGCCAGTCGAGCGCGCCTAGCCGCAAGTGCGCGCCGGGCGCAAGCGTGCCGGTGAAGCAGAAGCGCTCGCAGGTTTGACCCGTCGCGCGAAACGTGAGGCGCGTTTCATCCCAGGTGCGCACGGCATCGCCTTCGGCGTCGGGGATCAGGGTGCGGCACGGCCATGCGGCCTGCAACAGCGCGTTGCCGCCACAATGATCCGAATGCAGATGCGTGTTGACGATCAGATCGAGCGGCCGCGTGTGCAATGCATTGCGTACCAGTGCGACCGTTTGCGATGCGTGCGTCGCATAACCGGTATCGACGAGCGCGGCGCACGTGTCGTCGACGAGCAGCACATTGTTCGACGACAGCCAGCCGCGCTCGAAAACCTGGATCGACGCGGGCAGCGCGATCATGGCGTGGCCGTTTTCGCTTGCGCGTGCACGACTGCGTCGGGTTTCGGCATGACGAGGATCGTCGACGTGCCGGTCAACATCAGCTCGCCGCGCTGATTGACCACCGAGCCTTCGAGATAGGTCAGATCGCCATTCAGACTCGGCTTCCAGTGAGCGTCGCGCACGCGCCACGTGATCGTAAGCGTGTCGTGCGCCTGCACCGCCTGCTTGAGCTTGATGTCGAATTCGAGGCCGAGTGGCTGCGCATAGGTCGAGAAATGCGTCGCGAGCAGCGCCATGAAATACGCGGTGGGCTGCGTGCCCGACGCGATCAAACCGCCAAAGCGGCTTTGCGCGGCATACGCTTCGTCGTGATGTAGCGGGTTCTGATCGTGGACGAGCGTCGCGAATGATTTGATCGAATCCACCGACAACTCGAGCGTCGAGTGGAACGTCTCACCGGGCGTCACGATGCGCGGCGCGGCGTTCATTGGTTCTCCTTCGTGTTCGATGTTAGGTGCCTCGCCATGTGCTGCGCGTGACGCGCTTCGATCGCATCCCACACCGCGCGTTTCGCGTCGTCGTCGAACGTCGACCAGCCGGCGATTTCGTCGATCGTGCGCAGGCATCCTTCGCACCAGCCCGTCGACGCATCCATCCTGCACA from Paraburkholderia sp. HP33-1 includes the following:
- a CDS encoding alpha/beta fold hydrolase, whose product is MAFENFTPFRVAVGDVDIFGVKGGAGPPLLLLHGHPQSHLIWERCAAPLAKHFTVIATDLRGYGASGKPPSDAAHTPYSKRVMAADQVAVMRHFGFERFLVCAHDRGARVAHRMALDHADAVERLMLLDIAPTLAMYEATDRTFATHYFHWFFLIQPEPLPETLIGANPAAYVDAVMGGRHAGLAPFDPAALDAYRAALAQPGAVHAMCEDYRASASIDLEYDRADIERGNKIGCPLRVLWGDKGVIEKCFDAPAEWRHVARDVSGRALSCGHYLPEEAPDELVAEMLSFFEAVEQ
- a CDS encoding Lrp/AsnC family transcriptional regulator, with protein sequence MSKRLASIAPVALDDTDRALLAALAQDARQPVSELARVVGLSAPSTAERVRRLEAQGVIERFTVQIDPRALGFTLQAIVRVKPLPGQLHLVEDVIRRIPEFVECDKVTGDDCFICRLYLHSIEQLDEILSKVTERAETSTAIVKSTPVARRLPPLG
- a CDS encoding MaoC family dehydratase, whose translation is MNAAPRIVTPGETFHSTLELSVDSIKSFATLVHDQNPLHHDEAYAAQSRFGGLIASGTQPTAYFMALLATHFSTYAQPLGLEFDIKLKQAVQAHDTLTITWRVRDAHWKPSLNGDLTYLEGSVVNQRGELMLTGTSTILVMPKPDAVVHAQAKTATP
- a CDS encoding DMT family transporter; amino-acid sequence: MASNKASATTASATSSDIRRGAAEMSIAMLMSGTIGWPVVSSQQSPFNVVFFRCIFGGATLALVCAVLGLFRRKLFSWKMLGLALLGGATLVANWVLLFAAYSRASISMATAVYNTQPFMLVALGALVFRERISASTLAWLVVAFVGLVLVVKVEPAVLAVPGQYLIGVAYAVGAAAMYAVSSIITKRLKGTPPHLLALIQVALGVLLLAPFVRFDALPASGAQWLELVVLGVVHTGLMYVLLYGAIQKLPTSMTGALSFIYPVVAIIVDRIAFGQTLAWIQVLGAALILLAAAGVNLGWRIVPQKKCLSST
- a CDS encoding NAD(P)H-dependent flavin oxidoreductase — translated: MALPAVLQNLALPVVASPMFIVSYPELVLAQCKAGIVGSFPALNARPAELLDEWLTQIQAQLAEHKAANPDAVIGPIAVNQIVHQSNARLEHDVRVCVEHKVPIFITSLRAPAREIVDAVHSYGGIVLHDVINLRHAQKALEAGVDGLILVASGAGGHAGTTSPFALVGEVRRIFDGPIVLSGSIANGGSILAAQAMGADLAYMGTRFIATKEAHAVDAYKQAIINSKSADIIYTNLFTGVHGNYIRESILNAGLDPDALPESDKTKMNFGSDKAKAWRDIWGAGQGVGLMDDVPDVAELVQRLKKEYDDAKARLGIGR
- a CDS encoding DUF1289 domain-containing protein — its product is MTSSNDYADRNHDGSVPSPCISVCRMDASTGWCEGCLRTIDEIAGWSTFDDDAKRAVWDAIEARHAQHMARHLTSNTKENQ
- a CDS encoding MBL fold metallo-hydrolase; its protein translation is MIALPASIQVFERGWLSSNNVLLVDDTCAALVDTGYATHASQTVALVRNALHTRPLDLIVNTHLHSDHCGGNALLQAAWPCRTLIPDAEGDAVRTWDETRLTFRATGQTCERFCFTGTLAPGAHLRLGALDWQVLGAPGHDPHSLMLYCADERLLISADALWENGFGVIFPELEGESGFAEQQAVLDMIATLDVRVVIPGHGAPFTQVDSALERAMSRVAWLRADPARNARNALKVLIVFKLLEVREMNVDTLQRMLDDAAVMRAAASMLKPRGEWPALLKGMIGELAANGGPLEVDGARIFARR
- the icmF gene encoding fused isobutyryl-CoA mutase/GTPase IcmF, with the translated sequence MTDLSTPQRADSHELPTRRRLRFVTAAALFDGHDASINIMRRILQASGVEVIHLGHNRSVAEVATAALNEDADGVAVSSYQGGHNEYFRYLVEMLRARGGERIKVFGGGGGVIVSEEIAALERDGVEKIYSPHDGQRLGLQGMIDDMIARCVEGARAAEAARPAPVREWLAELAAQSSSRRGDAVASHAGTAPGSQPADPDAPIFRRLAQLISAFETNTVDAAARDQLATLAQATRIPVLGITGTGGAGKSSLTDELIRRFRLEHGDTLSIAVLAIDPSRRKSGGALLGDRIRMNAIGDWGGGARVYMRSMATREASSEISDALPAALMLCKVAGFDLIIVETSGIGQGDAAIVPFVDESLYVMTPEFGAASQLEKIDMLDFASFVAINKFDRKGAQDALRDVAKQVQRNRADFATPPGAMPVFGTIASRFNDDGVTALYRHIADALRTHGLREGSARLSAPAGLRFSSNLHAIVPPARVRYLADIALTVRGYRERADAQAHIARERWQLVETRRMLGEAGGDAAALDALIDQRSAALGERERKLLDAWPQTVTAYSGDEHVVRIREREIRTALTVTTLSGSEVRKVSLPKFVDQGEILRWLMLDNLPGYFPFTAGVFPFRRENEDPTRMFAGEGDPQRTNRRFKLLSEGMPARRLSTAFDSVTLYGEEPHERPDIYGKVGNSGVSVATLDDMKTLYDGFDLCSPETSVSMTINGPAPTILAMFFNVAIDQQIARKETEQGRPLTEAELAATRRAALENVRGTVQADILKEDQGQNTCIFSTEFSLKVMGDIQAYFVEHNVRNFYSVSISGYHIAEAGANPISQLAYTLANGFTYVEAYLARGMSIDDFAPNLSFFFSNGMDPEYTVLGRVARRIWAIAMRERYGANERSQKLKYHVQTSGRSLHAQEIDFNDIRTTLQALIAIYDNCNSLHTNAFDEAITTPTEESVRRAVAIQLIINREWGLAKNQNPNQGSFVIDELTDLVEEAVLAEFERLTERGGVLGAMETGYQRGRIQDESMLYEHRKHDGSYPIVGVNTFLSAHPHEAPRPIVLARSTDAEKRSQLRRLRDFQTRHRDAAPEALERLKRAVIDDGNVFAVLMGVVRVCSLGQITHALFEVGGQYRRNM